The following coding sequences are from one Mycobacterium bourgelatii window:
- a CDS encoding alpha-ketoacid dehydrogenase subunit beta, giving the protein MTGAAVDTVPMLGFQAVCSALDDALTRDPSVLLLGEDIADPSGGVFKTSVGLSTKHGAHRVRATPISEQAIVGAAIGAAIAGMRPVAEIMLMDFLAVCMDQLSNHAAKLRYMSGGQTTVPLTIRCAAGAGMQFGAQHSEMLEAWLTHIPGLKVVVPSNPADAKGLLTAAIFDPDPCVVIEQSLLYFGPPQPVPTGHHVVPLGSAATVRPGADITLISYGRQVHQALAAAETLAVESIDAEVIDLRSLVPLDEETVLESVARTRHAVVIHEAVRRGGFGAEIASLINERLFDELGAPVQRVAGPNTPIPYAKQLEDAFVPDAGAIVAAARSALSRSRAPQRVKG; this is encoded by the coding sequence ATGACCGGTGCCGCCGTCGACACGGTGCCGATGCTGGGGTTCCAGGCCGTGTGCAGCGCGCTGGACGACGCGCTGACCCGCGACCCCTCCGTGCTGCTGTTGGGTGAGGACATCGCCGATCCCAGCGGGGGCGTGTTCAAGACCTCGGTCGGACTGTCCACCAAGCACGGCGCGCACCGGGTGCGGGCCACGCCGATCAGTGAGCAGGCGATCGTCGGGGCCGCGATCGGGGCGGCCATCGCGGGAATGCGGCCGGTCGCCGAGATCATGCTGATGGACTTCCTCGCGGTCTGCATGGACCAGTTGTCCAACCACGCCGCCAAACTGCGTTACATGTCCGGCGGCCAGACGACGGTGCCGCTGACCATCCGATGCGCCGCCGGCGCCGGAATGCAGTTTGGCGCACAGCATTCGGAGATGCTCGAGGCGTGGCTGACCCATATCCCTGGTCTCAAGGTGGTGGTACCCAGCAATCCGGCCGACGCCAAGGGATTGCTGACTGCCGCCATTTTCGATCCGGATCCGTGCGTGGTCATCGAGCAGAGCCTGCTGTATTTCGGGCCGCCGCAACCGGTTCCGACCGGGCACCACGTGGTGCCGTTGGGCAGCGCGGCCACCGTGCGACCCGGTGCTGACATCACCCTGATCAGTTATGGCCGGCAGGTGCACCAGGCGCTGGCCGCCGCCGAGACCCTGGCCGTGGAGTCCATCGACGCCGAGGTCATCGATCTGCGGTCGCTGGTGCCGCTGGACGAGGAGACGGTGCTGGAGTCGGTGGCGCGCACCCGGCACGCGGTGGTGATCCACGAGGCGGTGCGCCGCGGCGGCTTCGGCGCCGAAATCGCCAGCCTGATCAACGAGCGCCTGTTCGACGAGTTGGGAGCCCCGGTGCAGCGGGTCGCGGGCCCGAACACCCCCATCCCGTACGCCAAGCAACTTGAGGACGCATTCGTCCCCGACGCCGGTGCCATCGTCGCTGCCGCCAGGTCAGCACTGTCACGTTCGCGCGCGCCGCAGCGAGTGAAGGGATAA
- a CDS encoding aromatic ring-hydroxylating oxygenase subunit alpha: protein MTDVGVRREPAPGEARSPGPTVQELLAKDTRDVPAPLLEESYEFLGSADIDKERYLSRDFHQREVDRLWSRVWQFACREEDIPEPGDYVVYDVADISLIVVRTGPDEIKAYRNACLHRGRRLCDDSGHAARFRCPFHGFTWDLHGALAEVPCRWDFPHVDDQAFGLPQARTGTWAGFVFVNPDPDAAPLADYLGDVQRHLAPFGLESRFKAAHVAKVIACNWKVGLEAFIESYHVIATHPQLLEYLGDCNTQYDIYRRGDGLPGFNRMITPQATSSPHLGEPLDPQEVLDAMFRDFFPDAAGNITVPEGQEARPVVAEAMRGRLAEATGADLSAVSDSEIVDAIEYFVFPNLVPWAGVGAPLTYRFRPYGNDPDQCIFEIMLLAPLPPGVPKPKAAPAHWLGPDEDYDAAPELGALCAVYNQDLVNLAQVQRGLKSMTKPGVTLANYQEIRIRQFHQDLDDYLRG from the coding sequence GTGACTGATGTGGGCGTGCGGCGCGAGCCGGCACCGGGCGAGGCTCGTTCGCCGGGGCCGACGGTGCAGGAGCTGCTGGCCAAGGACACTCGCGACGTCCCCGCGCCGCTGCTGGAGGAGTCCTACGAATTTCTCGGGTCGGCCGACATCGACAAGGAGCGCTACCTCAGCCGGGACTTCCACCAGCGCGAGGTCGACCGGCTGTGGAGCAGGGTGTGGCAGTTCGCCTGCCGCGAAGAAGACATTCCCGAGCCCGGCGACTACGTCGTCTACGACGTCGCCGACATCTCGCTGATCGTGGTGCGCACCGGTCCCGACGAAATCAAGGCGTATCGCAACGCGTGCCTGCACCGCGGGCGGCGGCTTTGCGACGACTCCGGCCACGCCGCGCGCTTCCGGTGCCCGTTCCACGGTTTCACCTGGGACCTGCACGGCGCCCTGGCCGAGGTGCCGTGCCGCTGGGACTTCCCGCACGTCGACGACCAGGCGTTCGGGTTGCCGCAAGCGCGCACCGGGACCTGGGCCGGCTTCGTGTTCGTCAACCCCGACCCCGACGCCGCGCCGCTGGCCGACTACCTAGGTGACGTGCAGCGGCATCTGGCGCCCTTCGGCCTGGAATCCCGATTCAAGGCGGCGCACGTCGCCAAGGTCATCGCCTGCAACTGGAAGGTCGGCCTGGAGGCCTTCATCGAGTCCTACCACGTCATCGCCACCCATCCGCAGTTGCTGGAGTACCTGGGGGACTGCAATACCCAGTACGACATCTACCGCCGCGGTGACGGGCTGCCCGGGTTCAACCGGATGATCACCCCGCAGGCGACCAGCAGCCCGCACCTGGGGGAGCCGCTGGACCCCCAGGAGGTGCTCGACGCGATGTTCCGGGATTTCTTCCCCGACGCGGCCGGCAACATCACGGTGCCTGAAGGTCAGGAAGCGCGGCCGGTGGTGGCCGAGGCGATGCGGGGCCGGTTGGCCGAGGCCACCGGCGCCGACCTGTCGGCCGTCAGCGACAGCGAGATCGTGGACGCGATCGAGTACTTCGTGTTCCCGAACCTGGTGCCCTGGGCCGGGGTCGGGGCACCGTTGACCTACCGTTTCCGGCCGTACGGCAACGACCCCGATCAGTGCATCTTCGAGATCATGCTGCTCGCGCCGTTGCCGCCGGGGGTGCCCAAGCCAAAGGCCGCCCCGGCGCATTGGCTGGGGCCAGACGAGGATTACGACGCGGCGCCGGAGTTGGGTGCGTTGTGCGCCGTCTACAACCAGGATCTGGTCAACCTCGCCCAGGTGCAGCGGGGGTTGAAAAGCATGACCAAACCCGGCGTGACGCTGGCCAACTACCAGGAAATTCGGATACGTCAGTTCCATCAGGACCTCGACGACTATCTGCGGGGCTAG
- a CDS encoding acyl-CoA dehydrogenase family protein, giving the protein MSVTETAETAGTSETSGTPKMFEFTAEQDALREVLREYFAATATLDGHLRWRRLLTEVGADDILLGGDESDSTATELSILAEEAGAALSGAAVVSAAALAPLLDDGDWASVAAPVRRGQHGVSAAISLTGFGEPGHWAAGTVQPLWDFDDDALVIVDDHVDGEPAIIAFAGASVGLQRLSGLDLSRSLGRITRRDSPPLLVRAAAGDALKAIRRRTDLVISAELLGVSQWALDATVEYVAQRVQFGRTVGSFQAIKHRLADLLAQVELARSAVYGAAWQLEYRPSAAQTDVDLAVAAVLAREAAVDVTKAAVQLHGGIGITWEHWAHRYLRRAHSVIALTGAPGLHRRRLAALVDARDGVDD; this is encoded by the coding sequence GTGTCGGTAACCGAGACCGCTGAGACCGCGGGGACATCCGAGACGTCCGGGACGCCGAAAATGTTCGAGTTCACCGCCGAACAGGATGCCCTGCGGGAGGTGTTGCGCGAATACTTCGCCGCCACCGCGACGCTGGACGGCCACCTACGTTGGCGGCGGCTACTCACCGAGGTGGGCGCCGACGACATCCTGCTCGGCGGCGACGAATCAGATTCCACCGCAACCGAACTGAGCATCCTGGCCGAGGAAGCCGGGGCCGCGTTGTCGGGTGCCGCGGTGGTCTCGGCGGCGGCGCTGGCCCCGCTGCTCGACGACGGCGACTGGGCCTCGGTGGCCGCGCCGGTGCGGCGTGGACAGCACGGTGTGTCCGCGGCGATCTCGCTGACCGGCTTCGGCGAGCCCGGGCACTGGGCGGCTGGAACGGTGCAGCCGCTCTGGGATTTCGATGACGACGCGCTGGTCATCGTCGACGATCACGTCGACGGCGAACCGGCCATCATCGCGTTCGCCGGCGCCTCCGTCGGATTGCAGCGGCTGTCCGGGCTGGACCTGTCGCGGTCGTTGGGCCGTATCACGCGTCGCGACAGCCCGCCGCTATTGGTGCGTGCCGCGGCGGGCGACGCGCTGAAGGCGATCCGGCGGCGCACTGACCTGGTGATCTCGGCCGAGTTGCTGGGGGTGTCCCAATGGGCGCTGGACGCCACCGTCGAATACGTCGCGCAGCGAGTCCAATTCGGTCGTACCGTTGGCTCGTTCCAGGCGATCAAGCATCGGCTGGCCGATCTGCTGGCGCAGGTCGAGCTGGCCCGGTCGGCGGTCTACGGCGCGGCCTGGCAGCTCGAGTACCGGCCGTCGGCGGCCCAGACGGACGTGGATCTGGCGGTGGCCGCGGTGCTGGCGCGGGAGGCCGCCGTCGACGTCACCAAGGCCGCGGTGCAACTGCACGGCGGAATCGGGATCACCTGGGAGCATTGGGCGCATCGGTACCTCCGCCGGGCACATTCGGTGATCGCCCTGACGGGTGCGCCCGGCCTGCACCGCCGCCGGCTGGCGGCGCTGGTGGACGCCCGGGACGGTGTCGATGACTGA
- a CDS encoding SDR family NAD(P)-dependent oxidoreductase yields MPTAVVTGAGNGIGRAISRRLAATGAHVVVVDRDADAARRTAESVGGTAVECDVSDERSVAGLAEAVDSVDVLVNNAGIWRSQTLDDSTVVDVDDVLGVNVRGTWLVTRALMPKFGPAGGAVVNLTSVLAELGGVGRGIYPASKAALVALTKQMASEYAGRRIRVNAVGPGLVLTEGTAAEFGDPGLRDAVAAAMPLGRIGDPEDVAAAVAFLASDAAGYVTGQVLYVDGGWSVNGSAFIGTAIQAYLAGLGGEPAVGGPSGGRTA; encoded by the coding sequence GTGCCGACGGCGGTAGTGACCGGCGCGGGAAACGGCATCGGACGTGCGATTTCGCGTCGCCTCGCCGCCACCGGCGCCCACGTCGTGGTGGTGGACCGGGATGCCGACGCGGCGCGCCGCACCGCCGAGAGCGTCGGCGGGACCGCCGTGGAGTGCGACGTATCCGACGAACGGTCGGTCGCCGGGCTGGCAGAGGCCGTCGACTCGGTGGATGTGCTGGTGAACAATGCCGGCATCTGGCGATCGCAGACGCTCGACGACAGCACCGTGGTCGACGTGGACGACGTGTTGGGCGTCAACGTGCGGGGCACCTGGCTGGTCACTCGCGCGCTGATGCCGAAGTTCGGGCCGGCCGGAGGCGCGGTGGTGAACCTGACGTCGGTGCTGGCCGAACTCGGCGGTGTCGGCCGCGGCATCTACCCGGCGTCCAAGGCGGCGCTGGTCGCACTGACCAAGCAGATGGCATCGGAATATGCGGGCCGGCGGATCCGGGTCAACGCGGTCGGCCCCGGCCTGGTTTTGACGGAGGGCACGGCCGCGGAGTTCGGCGACCCGGGCCTGCGGGACGCGGTCGCCGCCGCGATGCCGCTGGGCCGGATCGGCGACCCCGAGGACGTCGCCGCCGCGGTGGCTTTCCTGGCGTCGGATGCCGCCGGGTACGTCACCGGGCAGGTGCTCTACGTGGACGGGGGTTGGTCGGTGAACGGTTCGGCGTTCATCGGCACCGCGATCCAGGCTTATCTGGCGGGGCTCGGTGGTGAACCAGCGGTTGGAGGACCCAGTGGTGGGAGGACAGCGTGA
- a CDS encoding thiamine pyrophosphate-dependent dehydrogenase E1 component subunit alpha, which produces MASPVAEVGVQASVLTRIFTTATRIKVCDEKFRSLVLAGQVSAQYYSPRGQEIVSASVGALLETTDYVVTTYRGLHDQLAKGVPMPQLWAEFLGKATGTCKGKGGPMHITHPASGLMVTTGIVGGGLPIAAGLALASQLRDDKRVTVVNFGDGASNIGAFHEACNLAGLWKLPVVFCCQNNRYAEHTAFEDGTSAERIVDRAVGYGMPGVRVDGNDPVAMYTAAKEAVERARRGDGPTLLEAMTFRFYGHQMSDGNEYMKPGELDAARAADPVVRFRGWLIDNGILTAAEVESIEAEAKAEVEAGVKFAMDSPPPDVSEVLTDVYEEQLP; this is translated from the coding sequence GTGGCCAGTCCCGTTGCCGAGGTTGGCGTGCAGGCCTCTGTCCTGACGCGCATCTTCACCACCGCCACCCGGATCAAGGTGTGCGACGAGAAGTTCCGCTCGCTGGTGCTGGCCGGCCAGGTCAGCGCGCAGTATTACTCACCGCGTGGCCAAGAGATCGTCTCGGCCTCGGTCGGGGCTTTGCTGGAGACCACGGACTACGTGGTGACGACCTACCGCGGACTGCACGACCAACTGGCCAAGGGCGTGCCGATGCCGCAGTTGTGGGCCGAATTCCTGGGCAAGGCGACGGGCACCTGCAAAGGCAAGGGCGGCCCGATGCACATCACCCATCCGGCGTCGGGCCTGATGGTGACCACCGGCATCGTCGGGGGCGGCCTGCCGATCGCGGCGGGCTTGGCGCTGGCCTCGCAGCTGCGGGACGACAAGCGGGTCACCGTGGTCAACTTCGGTGACGGCGCCAGCAACATCGGCGCGTTCCACGAGGCGTGCAACCTCGCGGGCCTGTGGAAGCTGCCGGTGGTGTTCTGCTGCCAGAACAACCGATACGCCGAGCACACCGCGTTCGAGGACGGCACCAGTGCCGAACGGATCGTCGATCGCGCCGTCGGCTACGGCATGCCGGGGGTCCGGGTCGACGGTAACGACCCGGTGGCGATGTACACCGCGGCCAAAGAGGCGGTGGAGCGGGCGCGCCGCGGGGACGGCCCCACCCTGCTCGAGGCGATGACCTTCCGCTTCTACGGCCATCAGATGTCCGACGGCAACGAGTACATGAAGCCCGGCGAACTCGACGCGGCGCGTGCCGCCGATCCGGTCGTGCGGTTCCGGGGGTGGCTGATCGACAACGGCATTCTGACCGCCGCCGAGGTCGAGTCCATCGAGGCCGAGGCCAAGGCCGAGGTGGAGGCCGGGGTGAAGTTCGCGATGGACAGCCCACCGCCGGACGTGTCCGAAGTCTTGACCGACGTATACGAGGAGCAGCTGCCATGA
- a CDS encoding AMP-binding protein, with amino-acid sequence MPSRRLTSHRSSAEAALAAIETHRIESSMMVPTHFSRMLALPKEIRNRYDVSSLRSIVHTGAACPVHVKRAMIDWFGPVLLEAYGSTEAGTISTITSTEWLAHPGSVGKASPGYRVSIRTEDGVELDPGESGLVCVESTTGHRPSYHGDREKTRRSYVADGVFALGEIGYLDDDGYLYLTDRASDMVVSGGVNVYPAESEAVLRTHPAVRDVAVIGIPHDDLGEQLCALVVAEPGADVDAAELVRWCRDRLSHYKCPAVLELTDVELRTAMGKVNKRKLRDDYLAAQWAGSRSGDWCR; translated from the coding sequence ATGCCGAGCCGTCGGCTGACATCGCACCGGTCAAGCGCGGAGGCGGCGCTGGCCGCGATCGAGACGCACCGCATCGAGAGCTCGATGATGGTGCCCACCCACTTTTCCCGAATGTTGGCTCTCCCCAAAGAGATTCGAAATCGATACGACGTGAGCAGTCTGCGCAGCATCGTGCACACCGGGGCCGCGTGCCCGGTGCACGTGAAGCGGGCAATGATCGACTGGTTCGGCCCGGTGCTCCTCGAGGCGTATGGCTCGACCGAGGCAGGCACGATCAGCACCATCACCTCCACCGAGTGGCTGGCCCACCCGGGATCCGTCGGCAAGGCTTCGCCCGGTTACCGCGTCAGCATCCGCACCGAGGACGGCGTGGAATTGGACCCCGGCGAGAGCGGGCTGGTCTGCGTGGAATCGACCACCGGTCACCGACCCAGCTACCACGGCGATCGCGAAAAGACCCGGCGCAGCTACGTCGCCGACGGCGTCTTCGCGCTGGGCGAGATCGGCTACCTCGACGACGACGGCTACCTGTACCTCACCGATCGAGCCTCCGACATGGTGGTCAGCGGTGGTGTGAACGTCTACCCGGCCGAGTCCGAGGCGGTGCTGCGCACCCATCCCGCGGTGCGCGACGTCGCCGTGATCGGCATCCCCCACGACGATCTCGGCGAGCAACTGTGCGCGCTGGTGGTCGCCGAGCCCGGCGCCGACGTCGACGCCGCGGAACTGGTCCGGTGGTGCCGCGATCGGCTGTCGCACTACAAGTGCCCCGCAGTGCTGGAGCTGACCGACGTCGAGCTGCGAACGGCGATGGGCAAGGTCAACAAACGCAAGCTGCGTGACGACTACCTGGCCGCCCAGTGGGCCGGCTCCCGGTCGGGTGACTGGTGTCGGTAA
- a CDS encoding TetR/AcrR family transcriptional regulator has protein sequence MTSPNAKPRPGPGRRAGIDSGDTRQQVIDAACRCFAQFGYGPATNSVIAEMAGVTAGSVHYHFGSKRNLFEAVCDDVYGKIIGRSTVAMAGPRSVSGLLRAVLEESMRINHESPELAGFVATAPIDARRHRELTDAFARQAVRMTETLAMAVRQGQEGGLIPADRDPVEIAQMISAVVDGFAHAAASLDPPAMDSMTELFETLVLDADVSAPSRPTPS, from the coding sequence GTGACGAGTCCGAACGCCAAGCCACGCCCGGGGCCCGGGCGTCGGGCCGGAATCGACAGCGGCGACACCCGGCAACAGGTCATCGACGCCGCATGCCGGTGCTTTGCGCAGTTCGGCTACGGCCCGGCGACCAACAGCGTGATCGCCGAGATGGCGGGTGTGACGGCGGGTTCGGTGCATTACCACTTCGGCAGCAAGCGCAACCTGTTCGAGGCGGTCTGCGACGACGTCTACGGCAAGATCATCGGGCGGTCGACGGTGGCGATGGCCGGTCCCCGTTCGGTGAGCGGCCTGTTGCGGGCGGTGCTCGAGGAATCGATGCGGATCAATCACGAATCGCCGGAGTTGGCCGGTTTCGTCGCCACCGCGCCGATCGACGCGCGACGCCATCGGGAGCTCACCGATGCGTTTGCCAGGCAGGCCGTGCGGATGACCGAGACCCTGGCCATGGCGGTGCGACAGGGCCAGGAAGGCGGCCTGATTCCGGCCGATCGGGACCCGGTCGAGATCGCACAGATGATCAGCGCCGTCGTCGACGGCTTCGCGCACGCGGCGGCGTCACTGGACCCGCCCGCTATGGACTCGATGACCGAATTGTTCGAAACGCTGGTCTTGGACGCCGACGTTTCCGCCCCGTCCAGGCCCACCCCCAGCTAG
- a CDS encoding cytochrome P450: MSQTTTDPDIAAGPPSPDNFDPLDPQTLQCPFPHYRALREQAPVHFVAARGMWFVTSRELVTEALTNHEVFSSNFGVPQLPAPESIAAAVAEIAAEGWPPVPTLLTADPPEHHYYRRMVARTFTPRFIAQQEPAIRRIAAEVADQLPAGSPIEVITAFAAPLPLRVIAHILNVPDERIDDFKQWSDQFALTVGAELDDAGRLEQARSLLEFQRYFAAQLDDRRAEPKDDLLTGLTTASTAESDDEPLSTGAALSIIQQLLIAGNETTTKLLTGSLLLAGESPKWWDWLRENPAERAGAFVEEALRFLSPVQTMFRITKAETELGGVTIPAGSLVVLGFASANRDEAQFDDADDFNPERPNAKTHLAFGHGIHACLGATLARLEAAIGLQELAQRFASVTLTADNDFEYEPSFMLRGLKRLSLVLEPSRAPQ; the protein is encoded by the coding sequence GTGAGCCAGACGACCACCGATCCAGACATCGCCGCCGGTCCCCCCTCGCCCGACAACTTCGACCCGCTCGACCCGCAGACGCTGCAATGCCCGTTCCCGCACTACCGGGCGTTGCGGGAGCAGGCGCCGGTGCACTTCGTGGCCGCCCGGGGCATGTGGTTCGTCACCTCGCGCGAACTGGTCACCGAAGCGTTGACCAACCACGAGGTGTTCTCGTCGAACTTCGGGGTGCCGCAGCTGCCGGCGCCGGAATCGATCGCGGCCGCGGTCGCCGAGATCGCGGCCGAGGGCTGGCCCCCGGTGCCGACGTTGCTCACCGCCGACCCGCCCGAGCACCACTACTACCGCCGGATGGTGGCCCGGACCTTCACGCCACGCTTCATCGCCCAGCAGGAGCCGGCGATCCGCCGGATCGCCGCCGAGGTCGCCGATCAACTGCCCGCCGGCAGCCCGATCGAGGTCATCACCGCGTTCGCGGCACCGCTGCCGCTGCGAGTCATCGCGCACATCCTGAACGTTCCCGACGAACGGATCGACGACTTCAAACAGTGGTCCGACCAGTTCGCCCTGACCGTCGGCGCCGAACTCGACGACGCCGGCCGGCTCGAACAGGCGCGCAGCCTGCTGGAATTCCAGCGCTACTTCGCTGCCCAACTCGACGACCGTCGCGCCGAACCGAAGGACGACCTGCTCACCGGGCTCACCACCGCATCCACCGCCGAGAGCGACGACGAGCCGCTGAGCACCGGCGCGGCGCTGAGCATCATCCAGCAGCTGTTGATCGCCGGCAACGAGACGACGACCAAGCTGTTGACGGGATCGCTGCTGCTGGCGGGAGAGTCGCCGAAGTGGTGGGACTGGCTGCGGGAGAACCCCGCCGAGCGGGCCGGCGCGTTCGTCGAAGAGGCACTGCGTTTCCTGTCTCCCGTCCAGACCATGTTCCGGATCACCAAGGCAGAGACCGAACTCGGCGGCGTGACCATCCCCGCGGGCTCGTTGGTGGTGCTGGGCTTCGCGTCGGCGAATCGCGACGAGGCCCAATTCGACGACGCCGACGACTTCAATCCTGAGCGCCCGAACGCCAAGACCCACTTGGCCTTCGGACACGGCATCCACGCGTGCCTCGGCGCCACCCTGGCACGACTGGAAGCCGCAATTGGGTTGCAGGAACTGGCCCAGCGGTTCGCCTCCGTGACGTTGACCGCGGACAACGACTTCGAATACGAGCCCAGTTTCATGCTGCGCGGACTCAAGCGGCTCTCCCTGGTGCTGGAGCCGTCCCGGGCGCCGCAATGA
- a CDS encoding MlaE family ABC transporter permease: protein MMAATYYPVGVRPVVSAVVGAGDQVARIGHMVAFFFQTLAGVPLVLRRYPREFFRLLSDVTWGNGSIVVGGGTAGVVLINGAAGGAVVAIEGYNALNLLGLGPATGLITALASVREIAPMMASLGFAIQAGCRFTAQLGAMRISEEIDALESVAIRPIPYLVTTRVLASALAVVPLFVVCLCLNFLVCQFVIYLASGQGSGTYLHYFGLMLSPRDMVFAIIKVAVFVTIMSTLQCYYGFYASGGPRGVGIAAGRAMRASITVMVSVNMLLTMAFWGVDAGGRLGG, encoded by the coding sequence ATCATGGCAGCCACCTACTATCCCGTCGGCGTGCGCCCGGTCGTGTCCGCCGTCGTCGGGGCCGGTGACCAGGTGGCCCGGATCGGTCATATGGTGGCGTTCTTCTTTCAGACGCTGGCCGGCGTGCCACTCGTGCTGCGCCGGTATCCGCGCGAATTCTTCCGGTTGCTCTCCGATGTCACCTGGGGCAACGGTTCGATCGTCGTCGGCGGCGGCACGGCCGGCGTGGTACTTATCAACGGGGCGGCCGGTGGAGCCGTTGTGGCGATCGAGGGCTACAACGCGCTCAACCTGCTCGGACTGGGACCGGCGACCGGGCTGATCACCGCGCTGGCCAGCGTGCGCGAAATCGCGCCGATGATGGCATCACTCGGCTTCGCGATCCAGGCCGGGTGCCGCTTCACGGCCCAATTGGGGGCGATGCGGATCTCGGAGGAGATCGACGCCCTCGAGTCGGTGGCGATCCGGCCCATCCCCTATCTGGTGACCACCCGGGTGCTGGCGTCCGCGCTGGCCGTCGTCCCGTTGTTCGTGGTCTGCCTGTGTCTGAATTTCCTGGTCTGCCAGTTCGTCATCTATCTGGCCAGTGGGCAGGGGTCGGGCACCTATCTGCACTACTTCGGGCTCATGCTCAGCCCCCGCGACATGGTGTTCGCCATCATCAAGGTCGCCGTCTTCGTCACCATCATGTCCACGCTGCAGTGCTATTACGGCTTCTACGCCAGCGGCGGGCCGCGTGGCGTCGGCATCGCGGCCGGGCGGGCGATGCGCGCCAGCATCACCGTCATGGTCAGCGTCAACATGCTTCTCACCATGGCGTTTTGGGGCGTCGACGCGGGCGGAAGGCTGGGCGGCTGA
- a CDS encoding MlaE family ABC transporter permease: protein MTEGVAVQENRLDSSTQEIIGWSTGYVDRHPITALRTVGGQCVLAVRAFQYFFIDLARARFPFREFVEQATFMARTAAVPTLFIAVPLSVTLAIQFSLLAGQLGATSLAGAANGLAVLRQGAPLVAAVLMAAAVGSATGADLGSRKIREETDAMEVMGVSVIRRLVVPRLAASMLIATALTGFACFIGFLAGYAFTVMLQGGTPGSYTATFSSFATVDDLILTLLKAVVFGAIVAVISCYKGLDARGGPAGVANSVNAAVVQSVLVLLLVNVLMSQMYLILFPKTSF, encoded by the coding sequence ATGACGGAAGGCGTTGCCGTGCAGGAGAACCGGCTGGATTCGTCGACCCAGGAGATCATCGGGTGGTCCACCGGCTACGTCGACCGCCACCCGATCACAGCGCTGCGCACGGTCGGCGGACAGTGTGTGCTCGCGGTGCGCGCCTTCCAGTACTTCTTCATCGACCTGGCCCGGGCCCGCTTTCCGTTCCGCGAATTCGTCGAGCAGGCCACCTTCATGGCGCGCACCGCGGCGGTACCGACACTGTTCATCGCCGTGCCGCTCAGCGTCACCCTGGCGATCCAATTCAGCTTGTTGGCCGGGCAACTCGGCGCCACCTCGCTGGCCGGGGCGGCCAACGGCCTGGCGGTCCTGCGGCAGGGTGCCCCACTGGTCGCCGCCGTCCTGATGGCCGCGGCGGTCGGGTCGGCGACGGGCGCGGACCTCGGCTCCCGAAAGATCCGGGAAGAGACCGACGCCATGGAGGTGATGGGGGTGTCGGTGATCCGGCGCCTGGTGGTGCCCCGCCTGGCGGCCAGCATGCTGATCGCCACCGCGTTGACCGGATTCGCCTGCTTCATCGGGTTTTTGGCCGGGTACGCGTTCACGGTCATGCTGCAAGGCGGCACCCCGGGCAGCTACACCGCGACCTTTTCCTCGTTCGCCACCGTGGACGACCTGATCCTGACCCTGCTCAAGGCGGTGGTCTTCGGCGCCATCGTCGCGGTCATCTCGTGTTACAAGGGCCTGGACGCTCGTGGCGGCCCGGCCGGCGTGGCCAACTCGGTAAACGCCGCCGTCGTGCAATCCGTTCTGGTACTGCTGCTGGTCAACGTGTTGATGAGCCAGATGTATTTGATCTTGTTCCCCAAGACCAGTTTCTGA